A single region of the Roseivivax sp. THAF197b genome encodes:
- a CDS encoding DUF563 domain-containing protein — protein MLAEAPAQDKPDPTGGWAQSLETLQDAVVVPPVESAFQQPAGILRADGSYCDTGAFWRNHRPLTTAPAAPDRIAETLPGRWLWAGVLWVHFGHFLVESTGRLWGIEAAKQAFDGILYMPKRPARGDEIAGWQRAFWEMCGIDLPVRVLTEPARVEELVVPGQGFGLGDIISGTPAFRSYMAGHFARGIAPDGPERLYLSRSKLGLSKGGLIGETRLEEQLTQHGYEIFHPQDHDLPTQIARYKAAKQVVAAEGSALHLFGFVGRPEQQVATILRRQSGATDQIAEHLRSFCGIEMAQIERLQRIFRKKGGHKKRHDLGVIHMDGVREELAARGFIADGAAPWDKIRWNEVRRVIGDRYEPRKRED, from the coding sequence ATGCTGGCGGAAGCGCCTGCCCAGGACAAACCGGACCCGACAGGCGGCTGGGCCCAATCCCTTGAAACCTTGCAGGATGCGGTTGTCGTCCCGCCGGTCGAAAGTGCCTTTCAGCAACCGGCTGGCATCTTGCGCGCCGATGGCAGCTATTGCGACACGGGCGCGTTCTGGCGGAACCACCGGCCGCTGACCACGGCCCCCGCCGCACCGGACCGGATCGCCGAGACATTGCCGGGCCGCTGGCTTTGGGCCGGGGTGCTCTGGGTGCATTTCGGCCATTTCCTGGTGGAAAGCACCGGACGGCTCTGGGGGATCGAGGCCGCGAAACAGGCGTTCGACGGCATCCTCTACATGCCCAAGCGCCCTGCCCGTGGTGACGAGATCGCAGGCTGGCAGCGCGCCTTCTGGGAGATGTGCGGCATTGACCTTCCCGTGCGCGTCCTGACCGAACCGGCCCGCGTGGAAGAACTCGTCGTGCCGGGACAGGGCTTCGGGCTGGGCGATATCATCTCAGGCACGCCCGCCTTTCGCAGCTACATGGCCGGGCATTTTGCACGAGGCATCGCCCCCGACGGGCCGGAGCGCTTGTATCTGTCGCGCTCAAAGCTCGGCCTCTCCAAGGGAGGGCTGATCGGTGAGACGCGGCTTGAGGAGCAACTGACGCAGCACGGCTACGAGATATTCCACCCGCAGGACCACGATCTGCCCACCCAGATCGCCCGCTACAAGGCCGCGAAGCAGGTGGTGGCGGCGGAAGGCTCCGCGCTGCATCTCTTTGGCTTTGTCGGACGGCCGGAGCAACAGGTCGCCACGATCCTGCGCCGCCAATCCGGCGCCACCGACCAGATCGCGGAGCACCTGCGCAGCTTCTGCGGCATCGAGATGGCGCAGATCGAACGGCTCCAGCGCATCTTCCGGAAGAAGGGCGGGCACAAGAAACGCCACGATCTGGGCGTCATCCATATGGACGGCGTACGCGAGGAGTTGGCCGCGCGCGGCTTCATCGCGGATGGTGCCGCTCCCTGGGACAAGATCCGCTGGAACGAGGTGCGCCGCGTGATCGGCGACCGCTACGAGCCGCGCAAGCGCGAAGATTGA